One stretch of Amblyraja radiata isolate CabotCenter1 chromosome 9, sAmbRad1.1.pri, whole genome shotgun sequence DNA includes these proteins:
- the gstz1 gene encoding maleylacetoacetate isomerase isoform X1: MQTQGAKMQPALYSYFRSSCSWRVRIALAFKGIEYEQVAVNLIEDGGQQHADSFKNLNPMKQVPALFIDGITLSQSLAIIHYLEETRPNPRLLPKDAKKRAQVRMIADHITSGIQPLQNLCVLQRVGEEKKLEWAQHFIANGLHALESLLQQISGQFCVGDEVTMADLCLVPQVYNAIRFKVDMSPFPTITKINASLLELEPFKVSHPSCQPDSPLTA, from the exons CCTGCGTTGTACTCGTACTTCAGGAGCTCCTGCTCATGGAGAGTGCGCATTG CTCTCGCTTTCAAAGGAATCGAATACGAACAGGTTGCCGTCAATCTGATCGAAGACGGAGGGCAGCAG CATGCCGACTCCTTCAAGAACCTGAATCCCATGAAGCAGGTGCCAGCGCTCTTCATCGATGGGATCACTCTCTCCCAGTCG CTGGCTATCATCCATTACCTGGAAGAGACCAGGCCCAACCCACGGCTGCTGCCCAAGGATGCCAAGAAACGTGCCCAGGTCCGGATGATCGCTGATCACATCACCTCTGGCATCCAGCCCCTGCAG AATCTCTGTGTGCTGCAGAGGGTTGGGGAAGAGAAGAAACTGGAATGGGCCCAACACTTCATCGCCAACGGGCTGCACG CTCTGGAGAGTCTGCTGCAGCAAATATCTGGACAGTTCTGTGTCGGTGACGAG GTGACGATGGCTGACCTGTGCCTGGTCCCTCAGGTGTACAATGCGATTAG GTTTAAGGTGGATATGTCTCCGTTTCCCACCATCACCAAGATCAACGCCTCCCTCCTGGAACTGGAGCCCTTCAAAGTGAGTCACCCATCCTGCCAACCCGACTCCCCTCTGACTGCCTGA
- the gstz1 gene encoding maleylacetoacetate isomerase isoform X2, translated as MASTRKPALYSYFRSSCSWRVRIALAFKGIEYEQVAVNLIEDGGQQHADSFKNLNPMKQVPALFIDGITLSQSLAIIHYLEETRPNPRLLPKDAKKRAQVRMIADHITSGIQPLQNLCVLQRVGEEKKLEWAQHFIANGLHALESLLQQISGQFCVGDEVTMADLCLVPQVYNAIRFKVDMSPFPTITKINASLLELEPFKVSHPSCQPDSPLTA; from the exons ATGGCATCAACACGTAAA CCTGCGTTGTACTCGTACTTCAGGAGCTCCTGCTCATGGAGAGTGCGCATTG CTCTCGCTTTCAAAGGAATCGAATACGAACAGGTTGCCGTCAATCTGATCGAAGACGGAGGGCAGCAG CATGCCGACTCCTTCAAGAACCTGAATCCCATGAAGCAGGTGCCAGCGCTCTTCATCGATGGGATCACTCTCTCCCAGTCG CTGGCTATCATCCATTACCTGGAAGAGACCAGGCCCAACCCACGGCTGCTGCCCAAGGATGCCAAGAAACGTGCCCAGGTCCGGATGATCGCTGATCACATCACCTCTGGCATCCAGCCCCTGCAG AATCTCTGTGTGCTGCAGAGGGTTGGGGAAGAGAAGAAACTGGAATGGGCCCAACACTTCATCGCCAACGGGCTGCACG CTCTGGAGAGTCTGCTGCAGCAAATATCTGGACAGTTCTGTGTCGGTGACGAG GTGACGATGGCTGACCTGTGCCTGGTCCCTCAGGTGTACAATGCGATTAG GTTTAAGGTGGATATGTCTCCGTTTCCCACCATCACCAAGATCAACGCCTCCCTCCTGGAACTGGAGCCCTTCAAAGTGAGTCACCCATCCTGCCAACCCGACTCCCCTCTGACTGCCTGA